One stretch of Tenacibaculum sp. MAR_2010_89 DNA includes these proteins:
- a CDS encoding carboxymuconolactone decarboxylase family protein yields the protein MSTRIETLNPDTTTGKSKELFDAVQSKLGFIPNLIKVFGNSPATLQSYLSLGELTASGNFSNKFREQLALAIAEENKCNYCLSAHTAIGKMNGLSEEETEENRKGKASEEKVQVGLQFAQSITKNRGNVTSEEIKAFKEAGYNDSDVLEVVLNVVANTLTNYVNHIAETEIDFPKVEAGKYTVKA from the coding sequence ATGAGTACAAGAATTGAAACATTAAACCCTGACACAACTACTGGAAAATCAAAAGAATTATTTGACGCTGTGCAAAGCAAACTAGGATTTATTCCAAATTTAATTAAAGTTTTTGGTAATTCACCAGCAACGTTACAAAGTTATTTAAGCTTAGGTGAATTAACAGCAAGTGGTAATTTTTCTAATAAATTTAGAGAACAGTTAGCGTTAGCAATTGCTGAAGAAAATAAATGTAACTATTGTTTATCAGCTCATACAGCAATTGGTAAAATGAATGGTTTATCTGAAGAAGAAACTGAAGAAAATAGAAAAGGTAAAGCTTCGGAAGAAAAAGTACAAGTAGGGTTGCAATTTGCTCAGAGCATAACTAAAAATAGAGGAAATGTAACTTCAGAAGAAATTAAGGCTTTTAAAGAAGCAGGATATAATGATAGTGATGTTTTAGAAGTAGTGTTAAATGTTGTAGCTAATACATTAACTAACTACGTAAATCATATTGCAGAAACAGAAATTGATTTTCCAAAAGTAGAAGCTGGAAAATATACAGTAAAGGCATAA
- a CDS encoding helix-turn-helix domain-containing protein has product MAIQEVKTYNFQSIFSLQLVEFEKACIVNEPKQVDDYKIFWIKEGKGTYNIDFKSYSFNGNVLFFLSPGQVFTVDSEKIKEAYQLSFSRDFYCIQTHDTEIACNGVLFNNVYETPFVSPTNRDTEKLNFILSNLIEEFELEETAQYDMLQSFLKQFIIYSVRIKKGYDTVKEDLETKLFKDFSLLVEQNFKKLHSVTDYAKRLGVSPKSLTKHFQKIGTQTPSDFIKNRIIIEAKRQLIYSSDAIKHIAFDLGFNDPAYFSRFFTKSAGQSPKQFQKEQKS; this is encoded by the coding sequence ATGGCAATTCAAGAAGTAAAAACATATAATTTTCAAAGTATATTTTCATTACAGTTAGTGGAGTTTGAAAAAGCTTGCATTGTTAATGAGCCTAAACAAGTTGATGATTATAAAATTTTTTGGATAAAAGAAGGAAAAGGAACTTATAATATCGATTTTAAAAGTTATTCTTTTAATGGAAATGTATTGTTTTTCTTATCACCAGGACAAGTTTTTACAGTAGATTCAGAAAAAATAAAAGAAGCATATCAATTAAGTTTTTCAAGAGATTTTTATTGCATTCAAACTCATGATACTGAAATAGCATGTAATGGTGTGTTGTTTAATAATGTTTATGAAACTCCATTTGTATCTCCTACAAACAGAGATACTGAAAAATTAAACTTTATATTAAGTAACTTGATAGAAGAATTTGAATTAGAAGAAACCGCGCAATATGATATGTTGCAGTCCTTTCTTAAGCAGTTTATTATTTATTCTGTACGAATTAAAAAAGGATATGATACTGTAAAGGAAGATTTAGAAACTAAATTATTTAAAGATTTTAGTTTATTAGTAGAACAAAATTTTAAAAAACTACATAGCGTTACTGATTACGCTAAACGATTAGGAGTATCTCCAAAATCTCTTACAAAACATTTTCAGAAAATAGGTACACAAACTCCAAGTGATTTTATTAAGAACAGAATAATTATAGAAGCTAAAAGACAGCTTATCTATTCTTCTGATGCAATAAAACACATTGCTTTTGATTTAGGATTTAATGATCCAGCTTATTTTTCTCGTTTTTTTACTAAATCAGCGGGGCAATCTCCAAAGCAATTTCAAAAAGAGCAAAAGTCATAA
- a CDS encoding cupredoxin domain-containing protein, with product MKKVIAILIVLVGFAFQANAQEVKTVALEQTKGEFTQKSLTLSEGTYVFEIANNKVGHDVGFVLAPKGKVEQKDHIKNAYVTSLVKNNGKSTSKKVTLKKGEYVYFCPLNPTPQYTLTVK from the coding sequence ATGAAAAAAGTAATAGCAATCTTAATCGTATTAGTAGGATTTGCATTTCAAGCAAATGCACAAGAAGTAAAAACTGTAGCCCTAGAACAAACTAAAGGGGAGTTTACACAAAAATCATTAACACTATCAGAGGGAACTTATGTTTTTGAAATAGCAAATAATAAAGTAGGTCATGATGTTGGTTTTGTATTAGCTCCTAAAGGTAAGGTTGAGCAGAAAGATCATATAAAAAATGCATATGTAACTTCATTAGTTAAAAACAATGGAAAGTCTACTTCTAAAAAAGTAACTCTTAAAAAAGGAGAGTATGTTTATTTTTGCCCATTAAACCCAACACCACAATATACATTAACAGTGAAGTAA